In the Paramormyrops kingsleyae isolate MSU_618 chromosome 6, PKINGS_0.4, whole genome shotgun sequence genome, one interval contains:
- the eral1 gene encoding GTPase Era, mitochondrial isoform X1 — protein sequence MALRICRSFLAKSRCFSGSARLAVPFQTASPFLETGDVRCPKASGQTAACFAPASFIAPKALLRGLAKGKATETHDGPCHYASPVHPNDVSVLFRDPDQPENSKILKVAIIGAPNAGKSTLSNQIIGRKVFAVSKKVHTTRSRAQGLLIEDTAQIVILDTPGLTTPSKAKRHHLEKSLLVDPSSSVQEADLVLVVVDASDKWARSKLGFEVLKCLARNTDIPAVLVLNKVDLVKEKTTLLDITTGLTEGIVSGKKLRVRPAVRAPSEQRSEAPEVEPAGEEVEGALASSPSGTSKGHLGVEELRRLRTRRGWPHFQDVFMLSAIASEEVEALKRYLVMGAKPGSWQFHSGVLTDQSPEEMCTNAVRERLLEYLPQEVPYNISQTIEMWHETEAGELDIIVKLHVRKENYMKMLIGQGGHMIARIAREAAEDLMDVFQRVVKLKLSVKMEKVKK from the exons ATGGCTCTGCGAATCTGCAGGTCGTTCTTGGCAAAATCTCGGTGTTTTTCTGGGAGTGCTCGTCTGGCTGTGCCGTTTCAAACTGCGTCACCCTTTCTCGAAACGG GTGATGTCCGCTGTCCCAAGGCCAGTGGACAGACTGCTGCGTGCTTCGCTCCTGCCTCCTTTATTGCTCCGAAGGCGCTTTTGAGAGGGCTAGCAAAAGGCAAAGCGACAGAAACACATGACGGCCCTTGTCATTATGCGTCCCCAGTTCATCCTAACG ATGTGTCTGTATTATTCAGAGATCCCGATCAACCTGAAAACTCAAAAATATTGAAAGTGGCCATCATTGGTGCTCCAAACGCAGGGAAGTCAACTTTGTCCAATCAGATCATCGGCAGAAAG gTATTTGCAGTATCAAAGAAAGTACACACAACTAGGTCTCGCGCACAGGGCCTCCTTATAGAAGACACTGCCCAGATT GTCATACTGGACACTCCTGGACTCACCACTCCATCAAAAGCGAAAAG GCACCACCTGGAGAAGTCGCTCCTCGTCGACCCCAGCAGCTCTGTTCAGGAGGCTGACCTGG TCCTGGTTGTCGTGGACGCGTCGGACAAATGGGCTCGTAGTAAACTGGGCTTTGAGGTGTTGAAATGTCTTGCCCGCAACACAGACATCCCTGCTGTCCTCGTCCTCAATAAG GTGGATCTGGTGAAGGAGAAGACGACGTTGTTGGACATCACGACCGGACTGACGGAGGGAATCGTCAGTGGCAAGAAACTCCGAGTCAGACCCGCAGTCAGAGCACCGTCAGAGCAGAGGAGCGAGGCCCCGGAGGTGGAGCCAGCTGGAGAGGAGGTGGAGGGAGCTCTCGCCAGCAGCCCGTCCGGAACCTCCAAGGGGCACCTTGGCGTGGAGGAGCTGAGGAGACTCCGTACCCGGCGGGGCTGGCCGCATTTCCAGGACGTATTCATGCTTTCCGCCATTGCGTCAGAGGAGGTCGAGGCGCTGAAG AGGTACTTGGTGATGGGGGCCAAGCCCGGTTCGTGGCAGTTCCACAGCGGAGTGCTCACTGACCAGAGCCCAGAGGAGATGTGCACTAATGCCGTCAGAGAGAGGCTTCTGGAATACCTGCCCCAGGAAGTGCCTTACAACATATCCCAG acaatCGAGATGTGGCACGAGACAGAGGCCGGTGAGCTGGACATCATCGTCAAGCTCCATGTCAGGAAAGAGAACTACATG AAAATGCTGATTGGCCAAGGGGGTCACATGATCGCCAGGATCGCTCGCGAGGCCGCTGAGGATCTGATGGATGTGTTCCAGCGTGTCGTCAAGCTGAAGCTCTCTGTGAAAATGGAAAAAGTGAAGAAATGA
- the eral1 gene encoding GTPase Era, mitochondrial isoform X3, protein MSDVRCPKASGQTAACFAPASFIAPKALLRGLAKGKATETHDGPCHYASPVHPNDVSVLFRDPDQPENSKILKVAIIGAPNAGKSTLSNQIIGRKVFAVSKKVHTTRSRAQGLLIEDTAQIVILDTPGLTTPSKAKRHHLEKSLLVDPSSSVQEADLVLVVVDASDKWARSKLGFEVLKCLARNTDIPAVLVLNKVDLVKEKTTLLDITTGLTEGIVSGKKLRVRPAVRAPSEQRSEAPEVEPAGEEVEGALASSPSGTSKGHLGVEELRRLRTRRGWPHFQDVFMLSAIASEEVEALKRYLVMGAKPGSWQFHSGVLTDQSPEEMCTNAVRERLLEYLPQEVPYNISQTIEMWHETEAGELDIIVKLHVRKENYMKMLIGQGGHMIARIAREAAEDLMDVFQRVVKLKLSVKMEKVKK, encoded by the exons GTGATGTCCGCTGTCCCAAGGCCAGTGGACAGACTGCTGCGTGCTTCGCTCCTGCCTCCTTTATTGCTCCGAAGGCGCTTTTGAGAGGGCTAGCAAAAGGCAAAGCGACAGAAACACATGACGGCCCTTGTCATTATGCGTCCCCAGTTCATCCTAACG ATGTGTCTGTATTATTCAGAGATCCCGATCAACCTGAAAACTCAAAAATATTGAAAGTGGCCATCATTGGTGCTCCAAACGCAGGGAAGTCAACTTTGTCCAATCAGATCATCGGCAGAAAG gTATTTGCAGTATCAAAGAAAGTACACACAACTAGGTCTCGCGCACAGGGCCTCCTTATAGAAGACACTGCCCAGATT GTCATACTGGACACTCCTGGACTCACCACTCCATCAAAAGCGAAAAG GCACCACCTGGAGAAGTCGCTCCTCGTCGACCCCAGCAGCTCTGTTCAGGAGGCTGACCTGG TCCTGGTTGTCGTGGACGCGTCGGACAAATGGGCTCGTAGTAAACTGGGCTTTGAGGTGTTGAAATGTCTTGCCCGCAACACAGACATCCCTGCTGTCCTCGTCCTCAATAAG GTGGATCTGGTGAAGGAGAAGACGACGTTGTTGGACATCACGACCGGACTGACGGAGGGAATCGTCAGTGGCAAGAAACTCCGAGTCAGACCCGCAGTCAGAGCACCGTCAGAGCAGAGGAGCGAGGCCCCGGAGGTGGAGCCAGCTGGAGAGGAGGTGGAGGGAGCTCTCGCCAGCAGCCCGTCCGGAACCTCCAAGGGGCACCTTGGCGTGGAGGAGCTGAGGAGACTCCGTACCCGGCGGGGCTGGCCGCATTTCCAGGACGTATTCATGCTTTCCGCCATTGCGTCAGAGGAGGTCGAGGCGCTGAAG AGGTACTTGGTGATGGGGGCCAAGCCCGGTTCGTGGCAGTTCCACAGCGGAGTGCTCACTGACCAGAGCCCAGAGGAGATGTGCACTAATGCCGTCAGAGAGAGGCTTCTGGAATACCTGCCCCAGGAAGTGCCTTACAACATATCCCAG acaatCGAGATGTGGCACGAGACAGAGGCCGGTGAGCTGGACATCATCGTCAAGCTCCATGTCAGGAAAGAGAACTACATG AAAATGCTGATTGGCCAAGGGGGTCACATGATCGCCAGGATCGCTCGCGAGGCCGCTGAGGATCTGATGGATGTGTTCCAGCGTGTCGTCAAGCTGAAGCTCTCTGTGAAAATGGAAAAAGTGAAGAAATGA
- the eral1 gene encoding GTPase Era, mitochondrial isoform X2: MSAPCGKCACDVRCPKASGQTAACFAPASFIAPKALLRGLAKGKATETHDGPCHYASPVHPNDVSVLFRDPDQPENSKILKVAIIGAPNAGKSTLSNQIIGRKVFAVSKKVHTTRSRAQGLLIEDTAQIVILDTPGLTTPSKAKRHHLEKSLLVDPSSSVQEADLVLVVVDASDKWARSKLGFEVLKCLARNTDIPAVLVLNKVDLVKEKTTLLDITTGLTEGIVSGKKLRVRPAVRAPSEQRSEAPEVEPAGEEVEGALASSPSGTSKGHLGVEELRRLRTRRGWPHFQDVFMLSAIASEEVEALKRYLVMGAKPGSWQFHSGVLTDQSPEEMCTNAVRERLLEYLPQEVPYNISQTIEMWHETEAGELDIIVKLHVRKENYMKMLIGQGGHMIARIAREAAEDLMDVFQRVVKLKLSVKMEKVKK; encoded by the exons ATGTCTGCGCCCTGTGGAAAATGTGCAT GTGATGTCCGCTGTCCCAAGGCCAGTGGACAGACTGCTGCGTGCTTCGCTCCTGCCTCCTTTATTGCTCCGAAGGCGCTTTTGAGAGGGCTAGCAAAAGGCAAAGCGACAGAAACACATGACGGCCCTTGTCATTATGCGTCCCCAGTTCATCCTAACG ATGTGTCTGTATTATTCAGAGATCCCGATCAACCTGAAAACTCAAAAATATTGAAAGTGGCCATCATTGGTGCTCCAAACGCAGGGAAGTCAACTTTGTCCAATCAGATCATCGGCAGAAAG gTATTTGCAGTATCAAAGAAAGTACACACAACTAGGTCTCGCGCACAGGGCCTCCTTATAGAAGACACTGCCCAGATT GTCATACTGGACACTCCTGGACTCACCACTCCATCAAAAGCGAAAAG GCACCACCTGGAGAAGTCGCTCCTCGTCGACCCCAGCAGCTCTGTTCAGGAGGCTGACCTGG TCCTGGTTGTCGTGGACGCGTCGGACAAATGGGCTCGTAGTAAACTGGGCTTTGAGGTGTTGAAATGTCTTGCCCGCAACACAGACATCCCTGCTGTCCTCGTCCTCAATAAG GTGGATCTGGTGAAGGAGAAGACGACGTTGTTGGACATCACGACCGGACTGACGGAGGGAATCGTCAGTGGCAAGAAACTCCGAGTCAGACCCGCAGTCAGAGCACCGTCAGAGCAGAGGAGCGAGGCCCCGGAGGTGGAGCCAGCTGGAGAGGAGGTGGAGGGAGCTCTCGCCAGCAGCCCGTCCGGAACCTCCAAGGGGCACCTTGGCGTGGAGGAGCTGAGGAGACTCCGTACCCGGCGGGGCTGGCCGCATTTCCAGGACGTATTCATGCTTTCCGCCATTGCGTCAGAGGAGGTCGAGGCGCTGAAG AGGTACTTGGTGATGGGGGCCAAGCCCGGTTCGTGGCAGTTCCACAGCGGAGTGCTCACTGACCAGAGCCCAGAGGAGATGTGCACTAATGCCGTCAGAGAGAGGCTTCTGGAATACCTGCCCCAGGAAGTGCCTTACAACATATCCCAG acaatCGAGATGTGGCACGAGACAGAGGCCGGTGAGCTGGACATCATCGTCAAGCTCCATGTCAGGAAAGAGAACTACATG AAAATGCTGATTGGCCAAGGGGGTCACATGATCGCCAGGATCGCTCGCGAGGCCGCTGAGGATCTGATGGATGTGTTCCAGCGTGTCGTCAAGCTGAAGCTCTCTGTGAAAATGGAAAAAGTGAAGAAATGA